From the genome of Streptomyces sp. S4.7:
GGGCGGCCTCGGCGTCGCCCGTCGCCCACGGTCGAAGGATCAACCGCGGAGTACTGATCAGGGAGCCCTCGATAATGACCCGATGTATTCGGTCAGCCATACACTGAGAATATCACCGGACCGCCTGGTCACTCGGGGTCGGTACGGGCCAACTACCTGTTCATCGGCGACCGGTGGAGTACCTGAATTCGGTGGAATAACCGTCCTCCTCCCACCGTTGAACGACACAGCGGGGGTCGATCGGACCCCAGGCGAGTCGGCAGGAAGGGATCACATATGAAGCCTCGTATCCACCCCGTATCCCGTCCGGTGGTTTTCCGCGACCGCGCTGGCGATTACGCGTTTCTGACGCGCTCGACCGCGGAACCGGACATGACGATCGAGTGGGAGGACGGGGGGAAGTACCCCGTCATCGACGTCGAGACATCATCGGCGAGCCACCCCTTCTACACCGGTAAATCGCAGGTTCTTGACACCGCGGGCCGTGTGGAGCGCTTCGAGCGCCGTTACGGCGACGCACCGAAACGCGGATGAGTTGCGCCGGGAAGCGTCGGCGCGAAGACGGCGAAAGTGAGCCCCGATGGCGAGATCGAGTGATCACGCCACCGGGGCTTCTCCTGTGCCGCCGCGCACTGCCGAACGCGTGAGGACCGGAAGAGATCGCGTGCGACGGCGGGCGACGGCCGACACGAATTGATCACCCCGCGGCGGGTCTGACACCATCACCGGATGATCAGCATCGGGACGATCGTGATGGGCGCTTCCGACGTGCGGCGCGCGGCCGGATTCTGGAGACGGGCCCTTGGCTACGTCCCGCGCGACGGCGAGGTCGGGGGCGACTGGGTCGTCCTCGTCCCCGCCGACGGCACGGGGCCGGGAATCTCCCTCGGACTCAGTGGGACGCCGGTGCAGAAGCACCCCCGCGTCCACCTCGACCTCTACGCGGGCGACGCCGCCGAGCAGGCCGCGGAAGTCGCGCGCCTGGTGTCCCTGGGGGCCGAACGCGTCGACTGGGACCTCTATCCCGACGACCCCGACTTCGTCGTCCTCGCCGACACCGAAGGCAACCGCTTCTGCGTCATCGACAACGGCCGCGGCTGAGTGCCGTCGGCGAGGGGGGAAGCCCGGGTGAGCGCCCAACTGCGTGCCGCGGTCGTCCTGATCACCGGCGTGATGGCCGCCGGGAAGTCCACCGTCGCCGGCCTGCTGGCCGAACGGCTGCCCCGCGCCGCCCACGTCCGCGGCGACACCTTCCGCCGCATGCTCGTCTCCGGCCGGGAGGAACTGCTGCCCGAGGAGACCGCGGAGGCCGGGGCCCAACTGGACCTGCGCCAACGGATCACGGTGACGGTGGCGGACGCCTACGCCGAAGACGGATGGACAGCCGTCGTCCAGGACATCGTCATCGGCGAGGACCTGAGCCGATTCGTCGCCAGGGTCCGCACACGGCCTCTCTACGTCGTCGTGCTCGCCCCCTCGGCCGAGGCCGTACGGAGCAGGGAGCAAGCGCGTCCGAAGACCGGCTACGGCGTCTGGTCGGTCGAGGCGCTCGACCACAGCCTGCGCTCGGAGACTCCGCGCATCGGTCTGTGGCTCGACACGACGGAGCAGACACCGGCGCAGACGGTCTCGGCGATCCTCGCCGACCTCCCGGCGGCGCTTGTCACGACCGAGCGCGACTGACCGGGACCGACCGAGCGCGACGGCCGGGATCGGCCGGAGCGGTCGGCGCGGTGACCGGCGACGCGGTGGACAAGCCCCGCAGACAAGCCCCGCAAGGGATGACGGGGACGTCAGCCGCTCGGGGCCGGGTCCCGCCCCTCGTCGAACGCGCGGCGTACCGGACCGGGCAGCGGAGCGAGGCCGAGCAGGCCCGAGACCAGCTCGGTCGTGAGCGAATGCCACTCGTCGGCCCGCCGGAGCATCGCGTGGTCACCGCCGGTCATCTGCACCACGCACGCGTCGGCGCCCGCCGCACGGGCGCGGCGCACCAGGTCTCGGCTGCCCAGCGGGTCGGTCGTACGGTCCCGGTCACCGTGCACGAGAACGACCTGCCGGTCCATGAGCTGGCCCACCGGATCCCCGGACGGACACCAAGGCGCCAGACCCACCACGCCGCGCACCAGGTCGTGCCCGGCCACGGTGAGCGCGGCGCGCCCGCCCATCGAATGACCGACCAGCACCACCCGTACCGGACCCGCGAGCTGTTCCAGCTCGTCGAGCGCCCGCAGCGCGTCCACCGCCGCGTCGGCCCGCGTGCCGTTCCATCCCCGGTGCCGGTAGCGGACCCTCCCCACGAGGACGTCGTGGCCCTCGGTGGCGCGCAGCACCGCCCGCGTGAACGGCAGCATCCGCACGGCGGCCAGATTCATCCGGGGTGGTGGCTCCATGCCCTCGGAGCGTCCGCCGTGCAGCAGCAGTACGGCGGTACGGGGTCGCGCGGCCGATCTGTCGAGCACGAGGGCGGGCGGGAGCGGAGCACGGGGATCGCTGACGGGCACGTGGTGCCTGACCTCTCTTCTGTCATCCGCGGTGGGTGGGGCCCCATCCACCGCGGAAGGTATTCGGCGCCGGGGCCGTCGCGGATGCCTCGTCCGGCGTACCGGTTCCGCGAGCCGGAACAGGACGCGACAAGCCGGAACAGACCGGAATGCACCGGACCCGTGTCGGCACGGAAACGGCGGTGATGCGGTACCGGCCCCCGGACCGTAACCGCGCCACCGCCGCTGAGCCCCGTCGCGAGCTGGCGGGCTCAGGACCGACGGGCCGTCCCCTCCGACCCGGCCGCCGCCTCGTTCGTGCCGCGAGGACCCGGGAGCGCCGGCGACGCCTCCGCCTTCTCGGCGGCCACCGCCGCCGCGCGCTCGCGCGGACCCCACGTCTCACTCGTCGTCGCCACGCCGATCAGTCCGACCAGCCC
Proteins encoded in this window:
- a CDS encoding type B 50S ribosomal protein L31, whose translation is MKPRIHPVSRPVVFRDRAGDYAFLTRSTAEPDMTIEWEDGGKYPVIDVETSSASHPFYTGKSQVLDTAGRVERFERRYGDAPKRG
- a CDS encoding VOC family protein, whose translation is MISIGTIVMGASDVRRAAGFWRRALGYVPRDGEVGGDWVVLVPADGTGPGISLGLSGTPVQKHPRVHLDLYAGDAAEQAAEVARLVSLGAERVDWDLYPDDPDFVVLADTEGNRFCVIDNGRG
- a CDS encoding AAA family ATPase produces the protein MSAQLRAAVVLITGVMAAGKSTVAGLLAERLPRAAHVRGDTFRRMLVSGREELLPEETAEAGAQLDLRQRITVTVADAYAEDGWTAVVQDIVIGEDLSRFVARVRTRPLYVVVLAPSAEAVRSREQARPKTGYGVWSVEALDHSLRSETPRIGLWLDTTEQTPAQTVSAILADLPAALVTTERD
- a CDS encoding alpha/beta hydrolase, whose product is MEPPPRMNLAAVRMLPFTRAVLRATEGHDVLVGRVRYRHRGWNGTRADAAVDALRALDELEQLAGPVRVVLVGHSMGGRAALTVAGHDLVRGVVGLAPWCPSGDPVGQLMDRQVVLVHGDRDRTTDPLGSRDLVRRARAAGADACVVQMTGGDHAMLRRADEWHSLTTELVSGLLGLAPLPGPVRRAFDEGRDPAPSG